One window from the genome of Xiphophorus hellerii strain 12219 chromosome 16, Xiphophorus_hellerii-4.1, whole genome shotgun sequence encodes:
- the prrg2 gene encoding transmembrane gamma-carboxyglutamic acid protein 2 isoform X2, whose product MGHSDGQRCSPVGQAFPLMAVLHWIVLLSVLQTGQCYVRNQQAPGDPVFLDAESATSFMSRSLLANHWDFELVVKGDLQRECIDETCNYEEAREIFEDDEKTREFWSTYDKKPDPSSSNLDVSGLVAGILAIVVTAVIATVLGVYCYKNKKKPRTRSGRTPVRMGADGAPVPEVVPLSGVVVPPPPLPSYNEALIHSGQHDAPPPPYSGPSLEVALYQGPLKETA is encoded by the exons ATGGGTCATTCTGACGGTCAGAGGTGCAGTCCTGTTGGGCAG GCGTTTCCCTTGATGGCAGTATTGCATTGGATCGTGTTGCTGTCCGTGCTGCAGACAGGCCAATGTTATGTTCGTAACCAACAAGCACCAG GAGATCCAGTGTTTTTGGATGCAGAGTCAGCAACATCCTTCATGTCTCGCTCCTTGCTCGCTAACCACTGGGACTTTGAGCTGGTGGTGAAGGGCGACCTGCAGAGGGAATGCATAGATGAAACGTGCAACTATGAGGAGGCCAGAGAAATTTTTGAAGATGATGAAAAGACA agAGAGTTTTGGAGTACATATGATAAGAAACCAG atcCAAGTTCCTCCAACTTGGATGTTTCTGGGTTGGTGGCAGGAATCCTGGCCATAGTAGTGACTGCTGTTATTGCCACAGTCCTTGGAGTCTACTGctacaaaaacaagaagaaacccaGGACAAGGTCTGGCCG TACTCCAGTCAGAATGGGAGCAGATGGGGCCCCAGTCCCGGAGGTGGTGCCCCTGTCTGGAGTGGTGGTCCCACCTCCACCTTTACCCAGCTACAATGAAGCTTTGATCCACAGTGGACAGCATGATGCCCCTCCACCACCTTATTCAGG GCCCTCACTTGAAGTTGCACTGTACCAGggaccactgaaggaaacagcatga
- the prrg2 gene encoding transmembrane gamma-carboxyglutamic acid protein 2 isoform X1 → MGHSDGQRCSPVGQAFPLMAVLHWIVLLSVLQTGQCYVRNQQAPGDPVFLDAESATSFMSRSLLANHWDFELVVKGDLQRECIDETCNYEEAREIFEDDEKTREFWSTYDKKPADPSSSNLDVSGLVAGILAIVVTAVIATVLGVYCYKNKKKPRTRSGRTPVRMGADGAPVPEVVPLSGVVVPPPPLPSYNEALIHSGQHDAPPPPYSGPSLEVALYQGPLKETA, encoded by the exons ATGGGTCATTCTGACGGTCAGAGGTGCAGTCCTGTTGGGCAG GCGTTTCCCTTGATGGCAGTATTGCATTGGATCGTGTTGCTGTCCGTGCTGCAGACAGGCCAATGTTATGTTCGTAACCAACAAGCACCAG GAGATCCAGTGTTTTTGGATGCAGAGTCAGCAACATCCTTCATGTCTCGCTCCTTGCTCGCTAACCACTGGGACTTTGAGCTGGTGGTGAAGGGCGACCTGCAGAGGGAATGCATAGATGAAACGTGCAACTATGAGGAGGCCAGAGAAATTTTTGAAGATGATGAAAAGACA agAGAGTTTTGGAGTACATATGATAAGAAACCAG cagatcCAAGTTCCTCCAACTTGGATGTTTCTGGGTTGGTGGCAGGAATCCTGGCCATAGTAGTGACTGCTGTTATTGCCACAGTCCTTGGAGTCTACTGctacaaaaacaagaagaaacccaGGACAAGGTCTGGCCG TACTCCAGTCAGAATGGGAGCAGATGGGGCCCCAGTCCCGGAGGTGGTGCCCCTGTCTGGAGTGGTGGTCCCACCTCCACCTTTACCCAGCTACAATGAAGCTTTGATCCACAGTGGACAGCATGATGCCCCTCCACCACCTTATTCAGG GCCCTCACTTGAAGTTGCACTGTACCAGggaccactgaaggaaacagcatga
- the prrg2 gene encoding transmembrane gamma-carboxyglutamic acid protein 2 isoform X3 translates to MGHSDGQRCSPVGQAFPLMAVLHWIVLLSVLQTGQCYVRNQQAPGDPVFLDAESATSFMSRSLLANHWDFELVVKGDLQRECIDETCNYEEAREIFEDDEKTREFWSTYDKKPADPSSSNLDVSGLVAGILAIVVTAVIATVLGVYCYKNKKKPRTRSGRTPVRMGADGAPVPEVVPLSGVVVPPPPLPSYNEALIHSGQHDAPPPPYSGEAPSEPAEPGDD, encoded by the exons ATGGGTCATTCTGACGGTCAGAGGTGCAGTCCTGTTGGGCAG GCGTTTCCCTTGATGGCAGTATTGCATTGGATCGTGTTGCTGTCCGTGCTGCAGACAGGCCAATGTTATGTTCGTAACCAACAAGCACCAG GAGATCCAGTGTTTTTGGATGCAGAGTCAGCAACATCCTTCATGTCTCGCTCCTTGCTCGCTAACCACTGGGACTTTGAGCTGGTGGTGAAGGGCGACCTGCAGAGGGAATGCATAGATGAAACGTGCAACTATGAGGAGGCCAGAGAAATTTTTGAAGATGATGAAAAGACA agAGAGTTTTGGAGTACATATGATAAGAAACCAG cagatcCAAGTTCCTCCAACTTGGATGTTTCTGGGTTGGTGGCAGGAATCCTGGCCATAGTAGTGACTGCTGTTATTGCCACAGTCCTTGGAGTCTACTGctacaaaaacaagaagaaacccaGGACAAGGTCTGGCCG TACTCCAGTCAGAATGGGAGCAGATGGGGCCCCAGTCCCGGAGGTGGTGCCCCTGTCTGGAGTGGTGGTCCCACCTCCACCTTTACCCAGCTACAATGAAGCTTTGATCCACAGTGGACAGCATGATGCCCCTCCACCACCTTATTCAGG GGAGGCGCCATCGGAACCCGCTGAACCAGGAGACGACTAA